From one Lycium barbarum isolate Lr01 chromosome 6, ASM1917538v2, whole genome shotgun sequence genomic stretch:
- the LOC132599884 gene encoding uncharacterized protein LOC132599884, producing MANSGQNPGRGQLYLATHRNEDGSYVNEAAKEICEKIEQAMTQSTTDESEISPNDAVRKVLGKEHSGRVRCLGLGVVPSRAFKQTRPRYSDLNASSYNNGSCSSQWQEKYNQMLSAHNKSQDSLNFLMNAHTEMMSAFKMYMIRKEGRIPEEFAGIFVSTTPPSTPSDAASGHASPTDVRRSFSGSNRNGNQ from the exons ATGGCTAATAGCGGACAAAATCCTGGACGAGGTCAACTTTATCTTGCTACTCATAGGAATGAAGATGGATCATATGTTAATGAGGCAGCAAAAGAGATATGT GAAAAAATTGAGCAAGCCATGACTCAAAGCACCACAGATGAGTCCGAGATTTCGCCAAATGATGCCGTCAGAAAAGTACTAGGAAAAGAGCATTCTGGACGGGTAAGGTGCTTGGGATTAGGAGTCGTCCCAAGTAGAGCTTTTAAACAAACAAGACCCCGTTATAGTGATTTGAATGCTTCAAGTTACAATAATGGTTCATGTTCTTCTCAATGGCAAGAGAAGTACAATCAGATGTTGAGTGCTCACAACAAAAGCCAagacagcctcaattttctgatgAATGCTCACACTGAAATGATGAGCGCTTTCAAGATGTATATGATAAGGAAAGAAGGGAGAATACCTGAAGAATTTGCTGGgatctttgtttctactactccTCCTTCAACG CCAAGTGATGCAGCTAGTGGACACGCTTCACCCACGGACGTAAGAAGATCATTTAGTGGTAGTAATCGTAATGGCAACCAATGA
- the LOC132644274 gene encoding uncharacterized protein LOC132644274, translating to MPKPKHYENIQNSVHSASTSRGAAQSSSTTESEPSHFHDTPLPHQLLNQNLRQQRLTSFLQSIPRRTPSVQDSAQPTPSVQTTTQPIPSGQTTTQPIPSIQTASQSKPPKKSSGRESMSHWTVDAIDSQGAIKKLKLKKTDVFNLSNGERIVVDFDDLDSPIGEGQGILAGFCEILAKDSSIFPVHFEKWSDLPAAYFNNCFDQFIKPRFCFRTSESNARRYAYTSMCKKWGARRLKLFNAIDNPLKSRDQIRAETINKVPDGIPRDQWISYVDYRLKEKTREMCKRNAEIRKTQTISHIGGSKPNFRRRAEMVNVFASFWIT from the exons ATGCCGAAGCCCAAGCATTACGAGAACATACAGAACTCAGTTCACTCAGCATCTACTTCACGAGGTGCAgcacaatcttcatcaacaactGAATCAGAACCttcacattttcatgatacacCATTACCTCATCAACTACTGAATCAGAATCTTCGCCAACAACGGCTGACTTCATTTCTTCAATCGATACCACGGCGGACTCCTTCAGTTCAGGATTCAGCACAGCCAACTCCATCAGTTCAGACCACAACGCAGCCGATTCCATCAGGTCAAACCACAACGCAGCCGATTCCATCAATTCAAACTGCGTCACAGTCGAAACCACCTAAAAAGTCTAGTGGACGTGAGTCTATGTCACATTGGACGGTAGATGCAATTG ATTCACAAGGAGCTATCAAGAAACTCAAACTGAAGAAAACAGACGTGTTCAATCTATCTAATGGAGAACGTATTGTGGTTGATTTTGACGACTTAGATTCTCCTATTGGCGAAGGACAAGGCATTCTTGCAGGTTTTTGTGAAATCTTAGCAAAAGACAGCTCCATATTTCCAGTTCACTTTGAAAAATGGTCGGATTTACCTGCAGCATACTTCAACAATTGCTTTGATCAATTTATAAAG CCGCGATTTTGTTTTAGGACCAGCGAGTCAAATGCAAGGCGATATGCATATACTTCGATGTGTAAGAAGTGGGGTGCAAGAAGGCTAAAGTTGTTTAATGCAATTGATAACCCACTTAAGAGCAGAGATCAGATAAGAGCTGAGACAATTAATAAAGTTCCAGATGGGATTCCACGGGATCAATGGATTTCTTATGTTGATTACCGCCTTAAAGAAAAAACAAGG GAAAtgtgcaaaagaaatgctgaaaTTCGGAAGACACAAACCATTTCACACATCGGTGGCTCCAAACCCAACTTCAGAAGAAGGGCTGAAATGGTGAatgtttttgcttcattttggaTTACTTGA